The Pyrus communis chromosome 9, drPyrComm1.1, whole genome shotgun sequence genome has a segment encoding these proteins:
- the LOC137746115 gene encoding DExH-box ATP-dependent RNA helicase DExH12-like: MAQHLGGGAEAHARFKQYEYRANSSLVLTTDSRPRDTHEPTGEPESLWGKIDPKHFGDRAYRGRPPELDDKLKKSKKKKERDPNAEPAPVRQSKKRRLHEESVLTATEEGVYQPKTKETRAAYEAMLSVIQQQLGGQPSSIISGAADEILAVLKNENFKNADKKKEIEKMLNPIPNTVFDQLVSIGRLITDFQDGGDAGGSAVVNGDEALDDDVGVAVEFEENEDDDEESDLDMVQEDEEEDDDDVAEPHQSGAMQMGGIDDDEMQEANEGMNLNVQDIDAYWLQRKISEAYEKQIDPQQCQKLAEEVLKILAEGDDREVETKLLVHLQFDKFSLIKFLCRNRLKIVWCTRLARAEDQDERKKIEEEMLQLGPDLAAIVEQLHATRASAKERQKNLEKSIREEARRLKDESGGDGDRGRRGLVDRDADSGWLKGQAELLDLDSLAQEQSRLLVSKKCVLPDGSYRHPSKGYEEIHVPALKPRPFSPDEKLVKISAMPEWAQPAFKGMTQLNRVQSRVYETALFKADNILLCAPTGAGKTNVAVLTILQQFALNMDKEDGSINHSDYKIVYVAPMKALVAEVVGNLSNRLKDYGVTVRELSGDQTLTRQQIEETQIIVTTPEKWDIITRKSGDRTYTQLVKLLIIDEIHLLHDNRGPVLESIVARTVRQIETTKDHIRLVGLSATLPNYEDVALFLRVDLKKGLFYFDNSYRPVPLSQQYIGIMVRKPLQRFQLMNDLCYEKVVAVAGKHQVLIFVHSRKETAKTARAIRDTALAKDTLGRFLKEDSASREILTTHTDLVKSNDLKDLLPYGFAIHHAGLNRADRQLVEDLFADGHVQVLVSTATLAWGVNLPAHTVIIKGTQIYDPEKGAWTELSPLDVMQMLGRAGRPQFDSYGEGIIITGHNELQYYLSLMNQQLPIESQFISKLADQLNAEIVLGTVQNAREACNWIGYTYLYVRMLRNPTLYGLEADVLSRDITLEERRADLIHSAATILDKSNLIKYDRKSGYFQVTDLGRIASYYYITHGTISTYNEHLKPTMGDIELCRLFSLSEEFKYVTVRQDEKMELAKLLDRVPIPVKESLEEPSAKINVLLQAYISQLKLEGLSLTSDMVYITQSAGRLLRALFEIVLKRGWAQLAEKAMNMCKMVNKKMWSVQTPLRQFTGIANDILMKLEKKDLAWDRYYDLSSQELGELIRMPKMGRTLHKFIHQFPKLNLAAHVQPITRTVLRVELTITPDFQWEDKVHGYVEPFWVIVEDNDGEFVLHHEYFLLKKQYIDEDHTLNFTVPIYEPLPPQYFIRVVSDRWLGSQTVLPVSFRHLILPEKYPPPTELLDLQPLPVTALRNPLYEALYQDFKHFNPVQTQVFTVLYNSDDNVLVAAPTGSGKTICAEFAVLRSHQKRSDNVMRVVYIAPIEALAKERYRDWEKKFGKGLNLRVELLTGETTTDLKLLERGQIIISTPEKWDALSRRWKQRKHVQQVSLFIVDELHLIGGQGGPILEVIVSRMRYIASQSENKIRIVALSTSLANAKDLGEWIGASSHGLFNFPPGVRPVPLEIHIQGVDLANFEARMQAMAKPTYTAIVQHAKNAKPALVYVPTRKHVRLTAVDLMTYSNADGGEKPSFLLRSVDDIEPFIERLGDEILKGTLRSGVGYLHEGLSSLDQEIVSQLFEAGWIQVCVMSSSMCWGVPLSAHLVVVMGTQYYDGRENVHTDYPVTDLLQMMGHASRPLLDNSGKCVILCHAPRKEYYKKFLYEAFPVESHLHHYLHDNLNAEVVAGIIENKQDAVDYLTWTFLYRRLTQNPNYYNLQGVTQRHLSDHLSELVENTLSDLEASKCVAIEDDMDLSPLNLGMIASYYYISYTTIERFSSSLTSKTKMKGLLEILTHASEYSQLPIRPGEEEVVRRLINHQRFSFDNPKCTDPHVKANALLQAHFARQPLGGNLALDQREVILSASRLLQAMVDVISSNGWLSLAVLAMEVSQMVTQGMWDRDSMLLQLPHFTKELAKRCQENPGKSIETVFDLVELDDDERRELLQMSDSQLLDIARFCNRFPNIDMLYEVLDRDNIRAGEEITLLVTLERDLEGRTEVGPVDALRYPKAKEEGWWLVVGDTKTNSLLAIKRVSLQRRAKVKLEFAAPTEPGEKSYILYFMCDSYLGCDQEYDFTLDIKDAAGPDDDSGGE; encoded by the exons ATGGCGCAGCATTTGGGCGGCGGTGCGGAGGCGCACGCCCGGTTCAAGCAATACGAGTACCGTGCTAACTCGAGTTTGGTGCTGACCACCGACTCTCGCCCGCGTGACACGCACGAGCCCACCGGCGAGCCGGAGTCTCTATGGGGAAAGATTGACCCCAAGCACTTCGGTGACCGGGCTTACAGGGGTAGGCCGCCGGAGCTCGATGACAAGCTTAAGaagtcgaagaagaagaaggagcgGGACCCGAATGCTGAACCTGCCCCGGTTCGACAGAGTAAAAAGCGGCGGCTTCATGAAGAGAGCGTCCTCACGGCCACTGAGGAAGGGGTTTATCAGCCTAAGACCAAGGAAACCAGGGCTGCCTATGAGGCCATGCTCAGCGTCATTCAGCAACAGTTGGGTGGCCAGCCTTCGAGTATAATAAGCGGTGCCGCTGATGAGATTTTGGCCGTTCTTAAAAACGAGAACTTTAAGAACGCTGATAAGAAAAAGGAGATTGAGAAAATGTTGAATCCTATACCCAACACCGTCTTTGATCAGTTGGTTTCGATTGGGAGGTTGATTACTGACTTTCAAGATGGGGGTGATGCTGGAGGGTCTGCCGTGGTTAATGGTGATGAAGCCCTTGATGACGATGTGGGTGTTGCCGTTGAGTTTGAAGAGAATGAAGATGATGACGAGGAGAGTGATCTTGATATGGTCCAGGAGGACGAGGAAGAGGACGACGATGATGTGGCTGAACCACATCAGTCTGGGGCTATGCAAATGGGTGGGATTGATGATGATGAAATGCAGGAAGCAAATGAGGGTATGAACCTTAATGTTCAGGACATTGATGCATATTGGCTTCAGAGGAAGATATCTGAAGCTTATGAGAAACAGATCGATCCACAACAATGCCAGAAGCTTGCTGAAGAGGTGCTCAAGATACTCGCTGAAGGTGATGACAGGGAAGTTGAAACCAAGCTGTTGGTTCACCTTCAGTTTGACAAATTCAGCCTTATTAAGTTTCTGTGTCGAAACCGGCTGAAGATTGTCTGGTGCACGCGTTTGGCCAGAGCCGAAGATCAAGATGAGAGGAAGAAAATTGAAGAGGAAATGTTGCAGCTGGGTCCGGATTTGGCTGCAATTGTAGAACAGTTGCATGCCACAAGGGCTAGTGCAAAGGAGAGGCAAAAGAACTTGGAGAAGAGTATTAGAGAAGAGGCTCGCAGGTTGAAGGATGAGAGTGGTGGAGATGGGGACAGGGGTAGGAGGGGCCTTGTTGATAGAGACGCTGACAGTGGTTGGTTGAAGGGGCAGGCCGAGCTGCTTGATCTTGACAGCCTTGCACAAGAGCAAAGTAGATTGTTGGTTTCGAAAAAGTGCGTGCTTCCAGATGGGTCTTACAGACATCCCAGCAAGGGATATGAAGAAATCCATGTGCCGGCCTTGAAACCGAGACCATTTAGTCCTGACGAGAAGCTTGTTAAAATATCTGCCATGCCAGAGTGGGCTCAGCCAGCTTTCAAAGGAATGACCCAGTTGAACAGGGTACAGAGTAGAGTCTATGAGACTGCGCTTTTCAAGGCGGACAATATCCTGTTATGTGCTCCTACTGGTGCTGGAAAAACTAATGTTGCagtgctcactatacttcagcAGTTTGCGCTGAACATGGACAAGGAGGATGGTTCCATAAACCACAGTGATTATAAGATTGTATATGTTGCACCTATGAAAGCTCTTGTTGCTGAAGTTGTTGGAAATCTTTCTAATCGTTTGAAGGATTATGGTGTCACTGTGAGGGAGCTAAGTGGTGACCAGACATTGACTCGCCAACAGATCGAAGAAACTCAAATTATTGTCACAACCCCTGAGAAGTGGGATATCATTACCCGAAAGTCGGGAGACCGTACTTACACTCAACTGGTCAAACTTCTTATCATTGATGAGATTCATCTTCTCCATGATAATAGAGGCCCTGTTCTTGAAAGTATTGTCGCTAGAACTGTTAGGCAGATTGAGACCACGAAAGATCATATTCGGTTGGTGGGGTTATCTGCTACACTCCCTAACTACGAAGATGTGGCATTGTTCTTGCGTGTTGATCTTAAGAAGGGactattttattttgataaCAGTTACAGACCTGTCCCCCTTTCTCAACAGTATATTGGAATCATGGTAAGGAAACCATTGCAGAGATTCCAGTTGATGAATGATCTCTGCTACGAGAAGGTTGTGGCTGTAGCTGGAAAACATCAAGTCCTTATCTTTGTCCATTCGAGGAAAGAAACAGCCAAAACAGCTCGTGCAATAAGAGATACTGCACTTGCTAAGGACACCCTTGGTAGGTTTCTGAAAGAAGACAGTGCGAGCCGCGAGATTCTAACTACTCATACAGATTTGGTCAAGAGCAATGATCTCAAGGATCTTCTGCCATATGGCTTTGCTATTCATCATGCTGGATTGAACAGGGCAGATCGCCAACTGGTTGAGGATCTCTTTGCTGATGGGCACGTACAAGTTTTGGTTTCCACAGCAACACTTGCTTGGGGTGTGAACCTGCCAGCTCACACCGTGATAATCAAAGGGACTCAGATCTATGATCCAGAAAAGGGAGCATGGACTGAACTAAGTCCTTTGGATGTTATGCAGATGTTGGGGCGCGCAGGAAGACCTCAGTTTGATTCGTATGGAGAAGGGATTATCATTACTGGCCACAATGAACTTCAATACTATCTTTCTTTGATGAACCAACAGCTTCCCATTGAAAGTCAATTCATATCCAAATTGGCTGACCAACTGAATGCTGAAATTGTTCTTGGAACTGTTCAGAATGCTAGAGAAGCTTGCAATTGGATAGGATACACTTACCTGTATGTTCGCATGTTACGTAACCCTACACTCTATGGTTTGGAAGCTGATGTTCTCTCCAGAGATATTACATTGGAGGAGAGACGAGCTGATTTG ATCCATTCCGCTGCAACCATCTTGGACAAGAGCAATTTGATTAAGTACGACAGAAAAAGTGGATATTTCCAGGTTACAGACTTGGGTCGCATTGCGAGTTATTACTATATAACTCATGGAACAATATCCACATATAATGAGCATTTGAAGCCTACCATGGGGGATATTGAACTTTGTCGATTGTTTTCGCTCAGTGAAGAATTTAAGTACGTTACTGTGCGGCAGGATGAAAAGATGGAGCTAGCAAAGCTTTTGGATCGTGTTCCCATTCCGGTGAAGGAAAGCCTGGAAGAGCCCAGTGCCAAGATCAATGTCTTGCTGCAAGCATATATTTCACAGCTGAAGCTTGAGGGGCTTTCATTGACATCAGATATGGTCTACATTACTCAG AGTGCAGGGCGTCTTCTCCGAGCTCTTTTCGAGATTGTCTTGAAACGAGGATGGGCTCAACTAGCGGAAAAGGCTATGAACATGTGTAAGATGGTTAACAAGAAGATGTGGAGTGTCCAAACACCTCTTCGCCAATTCACTGGTATTGCAAATGATATTTTGATGAAGCTGGAGAAGAAGGATTTGGCCTGGGATAGGTATTATGACCTCTCGTCACAGGAGCTAGGGGAGCTTATTCGTATGCCAAAGATGGGAAGAACACTTCATAAGTTCATCCACCAGTTCCCCAAATTAAACCTTGCAGCCCATGTGCAGCCGATTACTCGCACTGTATTGAGGGTGGAGCTCACTATCACACCAGATTTCCAGTGGGAGGACAAAGTTCATGGATATGTGGAGCCATTTTGGGTAATAGTGGAGGATAATGATGGCGAGTTTGTTCTTCATCACGAATATTTTCTGCTGAAGAAGCAGTATATTGATGAGGATCATACTTTGAACTTTACAGTACCAATTTATGAGCCCCTTCCGCCTCAATACTTCATTCGTGTGGTGTCTGATAGGTGGCTTGGGTCCCAGACTGTTTTACCTGTTTCTTTCAGACACCTCATCTTACCGGAAAAGTATCCTCCACCAACAGAGTTATTGGACTTGCAACCACTTCCTGTGACTGCATTAAGGAATCCGTTATATGAAGCTTTGTATCAAGATTTCAAGCATTTCAATCCTGTCCAGACTCAGGTCTTCACTGTTTTGTATAATTCAGATGACAATGTCTTAGTTGCCGCACCAACAGGGAGTGGGAAGACCATATGTGCAGAGTTTGCTGTATTGAGGAGTCATCAGAAGCGCTCTGATAATGTCATGCGTGTTGTGTATATTGCACCTATTGAAGCTCTTGCTAAGGAACGGTACCGTGACTGGGAGAAGAAGTTTGGAAAAGGTCTCAATCTGCGAGTTGAATTATTAACAGGGGAAACGACCACAGACCTAAAACTACTTGAGAGAGGTCAGATTATCATCAGCACTCCAGAGAAATGGGATGCTTTATCCCGCCGATGGAAACAGAGAAAGCATGTTCAACAGGTTAGTCTTTTTATTGTAGATGAACTCCACTTGATTGGTGGTCAGGGTGGTCCCATCTTGGAGGTAATAGTCTCTAGAATGAGATACATAGCGAGTCAATCTGAGAACAAGATTCGTATTGTGGCCCTGTCAACTTCTCTTGCAAATGCAAAGGATCTTGGAGAATGGATAGGGGCTAGCTCTCATGGCCTTTTCAATTTTCCTCCTGGTGTGCGCCCGGTGCCTCTGGAAATACACATTCAGGGGGTGGATTTGGCTAATTTTGAAGCCAGGATGCAAGCAATGGCAAAACCCACATACACAGCAATTGTCCAGCATGCCAAGAATGCGAAACCAGCTCTTGTGTATGTTCCTACAAGGAAACATGTTCGACTAACGGCTGTGGATCTGATGACCTACTCAAATGCAGACGGTGGGGAGAAACCGTCATTTCTGTTGCGGTCTGTAGATGATATTGAGCCTTTCATTGAAAGACTTGGTGATGAAATTTTGAAAGGCACTTTGCGAAGTGGAGTGGGCTACTTGCATGAAGGTTTAAGCAGTTTGGACCAAGAAATTGTGTCACAGCTTTTTGAAGCTGGGTGGATTCAAGTTTGTGTCATGAGCAGTTCAATGTGCTGGGGAGTGCCTTTGTCAGCCCATTTGGTGGTTGTGATGGGAACTCAGTATTATGATGGCCGGGAAAATGTTCACACTGATTACCCTGTTACTGATCTGTTGCAGATGATGGGTCATGCCAGTCGCCCTCTGCTAGATAATTCTGGGAAATGTGTCATCCTCTGCCACGCGCCTCGTAAAGAATACTACAAGAAGTTCTTGTATGAAGCATTCCCTGTTGAAAGCCATTTGCACCATTATCTACATGATAATCTGAATGCAGAAGTTGTTGCTGGAATAATTGAGAACAAGCAAGATGCTGTCGATTACCTTACATGGACTTTCTTGTACCGGAGGCTCACACAAAATCCCAACTATTACAATCTCCAAGGAGTTACCCAGAGGCATCTTTCTGATCACCTCTCCGAGCTTGTTGAAAATACACTGAGTGACTTGGAGGCAAGCAAGTGTGTTGCTATTGAGGATGACATGGACCTTTCTCCTTTAAATCTTGGCATGATAGCTTCATATTATTACATCAGTTATACCACCATTGAGCGTTTCAGTTCTTCCTTGACTTCCAAAACAAAGATGAAGGGTCTTCTTGAAATTCTAACTCACGCTTCAGAGTATTCCCAGCTTCCTATTCGACCAGGGGAGGAAGAGGTGGTTCGGAGGCTCATTAACCACCAGAGGTTTTCCTTTGATAATCCCAAATGCACAGACCCTCATGTTAAGGCAAATGCTCTGCTTCAGGCCCACTTTGCAAGGCAGCCTCTGGGTGGGAACCTAGCGTTGGACCAGCGAGAGGTGATCCTTTCCGCAAGTAGGTTGCTTCAGGCAATGGTTGATGTGATTTCTAGCAATGGCTGGCTAAGCCTTGCTGTCTTAGCCATGGAAGTCAGCCAGATGGTGACTCAGGGTATGTGGGATCGTGATTCGATGCTTCTACAGCTTCCTCACTTCACAAAGGAGTTGGCAAAGAGATGCCAAGAAAATCCTGGAAAAAGTATAGAGACTGTGTTTGATTTGGTTGAGTTGGATGATGATGAAAGGCGCGAGCTACTTCAGATGTCAGATTCACAGTTGCTGGATATTGCACGCTTTTGCAACCGGTTTCCCAACATTGATATGCTATACGAGGTGCTGGATAGGGACAACATAAGGGCCGGGGAAGAAATCACTCTGCTAGTCACTCTTGAACGTGACCTCGAAGGGAGGACGGAGGTTGGCCCTGTGGATGCCCTGAGGTATCCCAAGGCCAAAGAAGAGGGCTGGTGGCTTGTAGTGGGCGATACCAAGACAAACTCGTTGCTCGCCATCAAGAGAGTTTCGCTGCAGAGGAGGGCCAAGGTGAAGCTCGAATTTGCTGCTCCCACCGAACCCGGAGAGAAGAGTTACATTCTTTACTTCATGTGTGATTCATATTTGGGATGCGATCAGGAATATGATTTCACTCTTGATATCAAAGATGCAGCCGGGCCTGATGATGACAGCGGCGGAGAATGA
- the LOC137745366 gene encoding uncharacterized protein, whose protein sequence is MEIVRQWRRRGILSSVALGLLFFFPTNIGAPKTTTISGRRAQSSVISNELNFNKILIHQTQNTVELNNGIVRVKFSNPGGDVIGIQFKGIDNVLKTKNHASNSGYWDLVWEYGLDRLQGTTFKIVTSTADQIEISFNKTYDVSLGDRPLPLNVDKRYIMRRGRAGFYAYAIYKRLQGWPALRIGQTRLALKLRQDKFQFMAISDDRQRFMPTTEDRSGDHAQTLAYREAVLLTNPSNPEFKEEVDDKYQYSSDVKDIKVHGWISTDDAIGLWMITPSTEFRTAGPFKQELTSHVGPTALTVFLSGHYVGKDVGLTFADGEAWKKVFGPVFVYLNSDVPSSNAASSLWENAKEEMYEEIKSWPYNFTQSEDYPSSDERGSVTGLLLIRDSYINESLVSASYAYVGLAASGDAGSWQTECKGYQFWTQADNQGYFYMKDVRPGNYSLYATVPGFIGDYKYEYDITIEPASEIKLINLTFEPPRNGPTLWEIGIPDRSAAEFNIPDPYPSLVNRLFTNNTANKFRQYGLWERYGDYYPNHDLIYTIGTNNYSDDWFYAHVTRNINGTYEATTWQIVFQLENVWSTGNYTLQLALASATYAELQVRFNNRNDPPHFSTGLIGRDNAIARHGIHGLYWFFSVDVASYRLQQGYNTIYLTQSRNWGPFAGLMYDYIRLEEPTPK, encoded by the coding sequence ATGGAGATAGTGAGGCAATGGAGGAGAAGGGGGATCCTATCATCAGTCGCACTTGGtttgctcttcttcttccctactAATATTGGTGCTCCCAAAACGACGACGATTTCTGGAAGGCGAGCACAGAGCAGCGTTATTAGTAATGAGCTCAACTTCAACAAGATATTAATCCATCAAACTCAGAACACGGTGGAGCTGAACAATGGCATTGTCCGagtcaaattttcaaatcccGGAGGAGACGTCATTGGAATTCAATTCAAGGGAATTGACAACGTgctcaaaaccaaaaaccacGCAAGCAATAGTGGTTACTGGGATCTTGTATGGGAATATGGCTTGGACAGACtacaaggaacaacatttaaGATTGTTACATCGACGGCAGACCAAATAGAGATTTCTTTTAACAAAACTTATGATGTTTCCCTCGGTGATCGTCCGCTACCCTTAAATGTTGACAAAAGGTACATAATGCGGCGTGGTCGCGCTGGGTTCTACGCGTATGCCATATACAAGCGTCTGCAAGGGTGGCCGGCATTGCGCATAGGTCAAACAAGACTTGCTTTGAAACTTCGACAAGATAAATTTCAGTTCATGGCTATATCAGACGACAGACAGAGATTCATGCCAACAACCGAAGATCGCAGTGGAGACCACGCTCAGACCCTTGCCTATCGTGAAGCTGTTCTTTTAACTAATCCAAGCAATCCCGAGTTTAAAGAAGAGGTGGATGACAAATACCAATACTCCAGTGACGTCAAAGACATTAAGGTTCACGGTTGGATTAGCACTGACGATGCTATAGGGCTTTGGATGATCACACCAAGTACCGAGTTTCGTACAGCAGGGCCGTTCAAGCAGGAACTTACCTCTCATGTCGGCCCAACTGCCCTCACTGTGTTTCTTAGTGGTCACTACGTCGGGAAAGATGTTGGGTTGACCTTTGCAGATGGGGAGGCATGGAAGAAGGTTTTCGGGCCCGTCTTTGTGTATCTTAACTCAGACGTTCCAAGCTCCAATGCGGCCTCCTCTCTCTGGGAAAATGCAAAAGAAGAGatgtatgaagaaataaagaGTTGGCCATACAATTTCACCCAGTCCGAAGACTATCCTAGCTCCGATGAACGAGGATCAGTTACTGGTCTGTTACTAATACGGGATTCATACATCAACGAGAGCCTAGTTTCAGCAAGTTATGCTTATGTGGGATTGGCCGCAAGCGGAGACGCAGGATCATGGCAAACGGAATGCAAGGGTTATCAGTTCTGGACTCAAGCTGACAATCAAGGTTATTTCTACATGAAAGATGTTCGACCGGGGAACTATAGCTTGTATGCAACTGTTCCCGGCTTCATTGGGGACTACAAGTACGAGTATGATATTACAATTGAACCAGCAAGtgaaattaagttaattaatcttaCCTTTGAACCTCCGAGAAATGGTCCAACCTTGTGGGAGATCGGCATCCCAGATCGGTCAGCCGCAGAGTTCAACATACCGGATCCATATCCAAGCCTTGTTAACCGTTTGTTTACCAACAATACCGCAAATAAGTTTAGGCAATATGGCCTGTGGGAACGATACGGAGATTACTACCCTAACCATGATCTCATCTACACCATCGGTACCAACAATTACAGTGATGATTGGTTTTATGCTCATGTGACAAGGAACATAAATGGTACATATGAGGCAACGACGTGGCAAATTGTATTTCAACTTGAAAACGTTTGGAGCACCGGAAATTATACGCTCCAATTGGCGTTGGCCTCGGCCACCTATGCCGAACTGCAAGTTAGATTCAACAACCGGAACGACCCACCTCATTTTTCGACAGGGCTAATAGGGAGGGACAATGCCATAGCAAGGCATGGAATTCATGGTTTGTACTGGTTCTTCAGTGTTGATGTGGCGAGCTATCGACTACAACAAGGATACAACACCATCTATCTTACACAATCAAGAAACTGGGGACCTTTTGCAGGGCTTATGTACGATTACATCCGACTAGAAGAACCTACTCCAAAGTGA